CAATTAAGCTGTGGGATGTTAGCACAGGCGGTAATTTCAAAACATTTCAAGGACATACATATCGAGTCAGAACAATCGCTTTTAGTCCAGATGGCAAAACTTTAGCCAGTGGAAGCGACGACCAAACAGTTAAACTGTGGGATGTGAGTACAGGTGAAAATTTCAAAACATTTGTAGGACATCATAAAGCAGTACGCTCAATTGCGTTTAGTCCCAATTCTCCCTTATTAGTCAGTTGCAGCGAAGACGAAACCATCAAGCTTTGGAATATTGAAACAGGCGAATGCGTGAAAACGATGAAAATCGACAGACCCTATGAAGGTATGAATATTACAAATGCCATTGGTTTAACAACTTCTCAGAAAAACACATTAAAAGCTTTGGGGGCAGTAGAAAGATAAATTAGAGGTATGATTTTATTGGGGTTCACCCTGAGCGTAGTCGAAGGGTAATATCACTGTTACAAAATTTTGGTGCAATATCGAATATGGAAAATCAAGAAGCGAAAAAAGATCCTGAAAGTCAAGTCACATCTGAAGCAGATGATGTTAAGAAACAGATAGACCTAGAAAAGAAAGAATTGAAAAGAAGTCTGGAAAATGAAGCTGTACCTGATACAGAAGGTGAATTTGATTCTCCCAGTAAAGACAGAGGTCCATAGCTCAATACCGTTTGGCATTTAGAAACGTTACATGCAACGTCTGTGCTTTTTATTTGCTGAGGAGCGCGATCGCTCTTGGCTGCTAAATATTTGACAAATAGCTCTTTTTGCTGTAGTAAAACCTTAGTAAAATTAAGATACAAGCGATCGCTCTTAAAAGTAAGAACTAGTTGTCGGGTGAGGTGGCGATACGCAAGAGCGTCAAGCGTATGCGCAAAGCGCACGCTGCGCGAACGACTGCCCTTCGGCAAGCTCAGGGATCGCGCTCACGCCGAAGTCCAAGGGCTGATCGCTTTTTAAAATTCGCTATGTAAATAACTCTAGAACTACCTTCGTTTATATATTCAGAACTAGCGGATCATTGAAGGTGATAGCCCCTACTTTTTGTCAAAACTTATTTATTAAAATTAAAATTATTTAAATAAAGATAGATATCCGAATTATGATTTTTATGACCAGTTATAAGGGTTTGATCAGGTATATTTTTAGAGTACGCTGACCACATTTGAGAATGAAGATACAAGTCAAATATATTTCCGACTACAACAATCCCAATATTTGATTCGTTAAAAATTGGATATTTTTTATCTTTCGACCTATTTATAGCGCCTTTCTTTCCATTCGAGTGTTCGCAATTATATTTCAAAGCGCTTGTTAATCTAACATAATATATCCCTGGCTCTTTTGGTGCAGTTAGCTGAAAAGGCTTTTTGTCTTCATTTTTTTCCCCTTTAATACCAAGTTGACTAACATCTATGCATGCTGGTTGACCTTTACCTGGAATACCAATCACGATTTTGTTAAATACTGTTGAATACGCTTGTGCACTGTCATGAGTGTAGAGATATCTGTAACCAGTAGTCCCGTGAATCTCTTGCCCGGGAGAAGCAAATATGACATTTTGTTTATGTGTCAAGGTAGACAATATTGTCCCCATAAATGTCGCTGCGGATGCAACAAATGTTGTGATGACCAGCGACACAGTGATCCCAATGCCCCAACGCGAACGCGAACGGATGTTTCTATGTTTTTGCCTAATGCTGCGCTGGACAAACTCAGTTTCTACCTGATTTAACCAGTTATTGTTGGGTGAATTGAGTACTTCCTTCTGTAATACATCCAGATAGGGATCACCTTGCCAAAGATAGTCTGGCTGTTGCTTACTTTTCCACTCAACAGCAGCAGGTGTTAAACGGCGTTGCAGTCTTAAATTTTTCTCCTCTTTTACCCAATTTTGCAATCTTTGCCAACCCCGCACTAAAGCATCATGGGCAGGTTCTACATAACATTTCTCTTCTCCATCTGTTCCACCAATCAGCAGCCGTGCATCACTAAAGCGCTGAATCACCTCTGTGACTTGCGGCTGTAAAGCCTCTGGATACTCCAGTTCCGACATGGGTACTTGTCTGCGTGCTATTTGCCCACCCCCAACAGCAACCATCCGCAGCATCACGTGACGTACAGTTTGCTCGTAAGCTGGGTTAAGCTCCACGAGTGCTTTATACTCCTGGTCAGCGCGTTGCGTTAGAGATTGGATCACCCCTCCCAATTCTTCATAATCTGCTTGAGTCAGAGCGCGGTCAATAGTTATACCTCTGTAACTTGCCTCGCGCTGTCGCTTTAAATACTTCAAGTACATCTCGCTCAAGGCGAAAGACAGCAATGGCAATGCTCCTGGCATATCCGCCACTTCGTCAATCAACTGGTCTACCAGACTATGCGGATTGAAATACATCACCCGTGCTTCTGCTGGTTTCTCAATTGCTTGGCGTAATTGTGCTCGCGACATCGCAGGCACAATAAATCGACCTAGTTGCCAATTATTCTTTATCGTGCTGTTTTCCAACTGAAGGGCATTAGGAAGCAACTGTAAGATAGAGTCTCGCAGATGGGGTTCAAAATCGGAGCGTAGCGTAATTACTACCCGTAATTGCTGAGGATGGATGGCGATCGCCTGACCTAATTGCCTAAAAAACTCCTGACGTTCTTTCTCATCTCGGCACAGGGTAATCA
This portion of the Brasilonema sennae CENA114 genome encodes:
- a CDS encoding caspase family protein, which encodes MPEFARNMAFVIGINNYTNGISPLHNAVNDAKKLVEILRKKHGYQVSMYLDQQATLKNLQDLFEKTLPQQVTADDRLLFYFAGHGIALNSEDGPAGYLVPQDAKLRDTKTYLPMTLVHESLSKLPCRHFLGILDCCFAGAFRWSSTRDLLPAPEVIHQERYDRFITDPAWQVITSAASNQKALDAFTFNIDRGEIDNHSPFASALFEALTGGADAFPRASNEKLCGDGVITATELYLYLRDRVELATQGNCLRQTPGIWPLNKHDKGEYIFLTPGHPLNLPPAPPLDESKNPYRGLQPFEEKHSSLFFGRTALVEKLHKFVTTNPLTVVLGASGSGKSSLVKAGLVPQLQKSTMEQWYILSTIRPGEFPLRALNIALKNGKLPEIEVPNASFGQAVKNLAQSIKVWVSRNPNSKLLLCIDHSEELITLCRDEKERQEFFRQLGQAIAIHPQQLRVVITLRSDFEPHLRDSILQLLPNALQLENSTIKNNWQLGRFIVPAMSRAQLRQAIEKPAEARVMYFNPHSLVDQLIDEVADMPGALPLLSFALSEMYLKYLKRQREASYRGITIDRALTQADYEELGGVIQSLTQRADQEYKALVELNPAYEQTVRHVMLRMVAVGGGQIARRQVPMSELEYPEALQPQVTEVIQRFSDARLLIGGTDGEEKCYVEPAHDALVRGWQRLQNWVKEEKNLRLQRRLTPAAVEWKSKQQPDYLWQGDPYLDVLQKEVLNSPNNNWLNQVETEFVQRSIRQKHRNIRSRSRWGIGITVSLVITTFVASAATFMGTILSTLTHKQNVIFASPGQEIHGTTGYRYLYTHDSAQAYSTVFNKIVIGIPGKGQPACIDVSQLGIKGEKNEDKKPFQLTAPKEPGIYYVRLTSALKYNCEHSNGKKGAINRSKDKKYPIFNESNIGIVVVGNIFDLYLHSQMWSAYSKNIPDQTLITGHKNHNSDIYLYLNNFNFNK